Proteins co-encoded in one Halorussus vallis genomic window:
- a CDS encoding universal stress protein, whose protein sequence is MYHVVVAVDEDEERARRQAEDVADLPHAADEVRATLLHVFTDNPGGASAAQIASVKRAGEVLESAGVETTIEERSGEPAAVVLDFAQDEDADLICVGGRRRSPAGKAIFGSTSQSVILQADRPVLVTGGLEGVE, encoded by the coding sequence ATGTACCACGTCGTCGTGGCCGTGGACGAAGACGAAGAGCGCGCACGGAGACAGGCCGAGGACGTCGCCGATCTCCCGCACGCCGCCGACGAAGTGCGGGCGACGCTCCTACACGTGTTCACCGACAACCCCGGCGGCGCGTCGGCCGCCCAGATCGCGTCGGTCAAGCGCGCCGGCGAGGTGCTCGAATCCGCGGGCGTCGAAACCACCATCGAGGAGCGCAGCGGCGAACCCGCGGCCGTCGTCCTCGACTTCGCCCAGGACGAGGACGCCGACCTCATCTGCGTCGGCGGGCGACGCCGGTCGCCCGCGGGCAAGGCCATCTTCGGCAGCACGTCCCAGTCCGTCATCCTCCAGGCCGACCGCCCGGTGCTGGTGACCGGCGGACTGGAAGGCGTCGAGTAG
- a CDS encoding thioredoxin family protein — protein MEKPGNDTSASEAPEEGSPSPTDDATDPDPDALFDRLVAEGVLREDDNGVTTTQEFDDDHAVYYDSYVGVGDEEFHRSVAETFGLPDADAAAAVVAEQGIERTDLARYLALRSHLPDDVSAADLGVMDGMVAEVTPDTPVPDSVPDVTDDPASFVAEHDRAVVTVWKRFCEPCERMAAELPDAMAAAPEAMAFAGIDGEVATEFCAAHEVDAAPAFVAFEAGERRDTVTGRAVEDLRETLERFYD, from the coding sequence ATGGAGAAACCAGGGAACGATACCTCGGCGTCTGAGGCCCCGGAGGAGGGGTCGCCGTCGCCGACCGACGACGCAACCGACCCCGACCCGGACGCGCTGTTCGACCGACTGGTCGCGGAGGGCGTCCTCCGTGAGGACGACAACGGCGTGACCACGACCCAGGAGTTCGACGACGACCACGCGGTGTACTACGACTCGTACGTCGGCGTCGGCGACGAGGAGTTCCACCGGTCGGTCGCCGAGACGTTCGGCCTGCCGGACGCCGACGCGGCCGCCGCCGTGGTCGCCGAGCAGGGAATCGAGCGCACCGACCTCGCGCGCTACCTCGCGCTCCGCTCCCACCTCCCCGACGACGTGTCGGCCGCCGACCTCGGCGTGATGGACGGGATGGTCGCCGAGGTCACCCCCGACACGCCGGTGCCCGACTCGGTGCCGGACGTGACTGACGACCCCGCGTCGTTCGTCGCCGAGCACGACCGGGCGGTCGTGACCGTCTGGAAGCGCTTCTGCGAACCGTGCGAGCGGATGGCCGCCGAGTTGCCCGACGCGATGGCGGCCGCTCCCGAAGCGATGGCGTTCGCCGGCATCGACGGCGAAGTCGCGACGGAGTTCTGCGCGGCCCACGAGGTCGACGCCGCGCCGGCGTTCGTCGCCTTCGAGGCGGGCGAGCGCCGCGACACCGTCACCGGCCGCGCGGTCGAGGACCTCCGCGAGACGCTCGAACGGTTCTACGACTGA
- the ctaD gene encoding cytochrome c oxidase subunit I produces the protein MVEAGQIALTVVMGVFLLAVAAFLSRFEDWRSYTPLTSGGGYVGEQTGQAHHEKPAGIIRWLTTVDHKDIGMLYGVYGLTAFAWGGIAVLLMRAELAAPAENFMGANFYNSLLTTHGITMLFLFGTPIIAAFGNYFIPLLIGADDMAFPRINAIAFWLLPPAAILIWLGFPLATLTGGDIQPAQTAWTMYTPLSAEQTNPGVDLMLLGLHLSGVSATMGAINFIATIFTERGEEVGWERLDIFSWTMLTQSGLILFSFPLLGSALVMLLLDRNFGTTFFTTEGGGPILWQHLFWFFGHPEVYILVLPPMGLVSLILPRFAGRKLFGFKFVVYSTLAIGVLSFGVWAHHMFATGIDPRIRASFMAVSLAIAIPSAVKVFNWITTMWNGRLRMTAPMLFCIGFVQNFIIGGVTGVFLASIPVDLVLHDTYYVVGHFHFIVMGAIAVAGFAGIYYWFPMYTGRMYQKRLAHWHFWTTMIGSNVTFFAMLLLGYGGMPRRYATYLPQFTDLHLIATVGAFIMGFGQLIFVWNIVTSWLEGPRVESHDPWSLEDDGLLTKEWEWFESKRETAIATDGGEPDEAHEE, from the coding sequence ATGGTAGAAGCCGGGCAAATAGCACTCACCGTCGTGATGGGAGTCTTCCTCCTGGCGGTCGCCGCGTTCCTCTCGCGCTTCGAGGACTGGCGGTCGTACACTCCCTTGACGAGCGGCGGAGGCTACGTCGGCGAACAGACCGGGCAGGCCCACCACGAGAAGCCTGCCGGAATCATTCGGTGGCTGACGACCGTCGACCACAAGGACATCGGGATGCTGTACGGCGTCTACGGCCTGACCGCGTTCGCGTGGGGCGGCATCGCCGTCCTGCTCATGCGCGCGGAACTGGCCGCGCCCGCGGAGAACTTCATGGGGGCCAACTTTTACAACTCGCTGTTGACCACCCACGGCATCACGATGCTGTTCCTGTTCGGGACGCCCATCATCGCCGCCTTCGGGAACTACTTCATCCCGTTGCTCATCGGCGCCGACGACATGGCGTTCCCCCGCATCAACGCCATCGCCTTCTGGTTGCTCCCGCCCGCGGCCATCCTCATCTGGCTGGGCTTCCCGCTGGCGACGCTGACCGGCGGCGACATCCAGCCCGCCCAGACGGCGTGGACGATGTACACGCCGCTGTCGGCCGAGCAGACCAATCCGGGCGTCGACCTGATGCTATTAGGCCTGCACCTCTCGGGTGTGTCGGCGACGATGGGTGCGATCAACTTCATCGCGACCATCTTCACCGAGCGCGGCGAGGAGGTCGGCTGGGAGCGCCTCGACATCTTCTCCTGGACGATGCTCACCCAGTCGGGACTCATCCTCTTCTCGTTCCCCCTGCTCGGCAGCGCCCTCGTGATGCTGCTGCTCGACCGTAACTTCGGGACGACGTTCTTCACCACGGAGGGCGGCGGTCCCATCCTCTGGCAGCACCTCTTCTGGTTCTTCGGTCACCCCGAAGTGTACATCCTGGTGCTGCCGCCGATGGGACTCGTCAGTCTCATCCTGCCGCGGTTCGCGGGCCGGAAGCTGTTCGGGTTCAAGTTCGTCGTCTACTCGACGCTGGCCATCGGCGTCCTCTCCTTCGGCGTCTGGGCCCACCACATGTTCGCGACCGGCATCGACCCCCGCATCCGCGCCAGCTTCATGGCCGTCTCGCTCGCTATCGCGATTCCGAGCGCCGTCAAGGTGTTCAACTGGATCACCACCATGTGGAACGGCAGACTCCGGATGACGGCGCCGATGCTGTTCTGCATCGGGTTCGTCCAGAACTTCATCATCGGCGGGGTCACCGGCGTGTTCCTCGCGTCGATTCCGGTCGACCTGGTGCTCCACGACACCTACTACGTGGTCGGACACTTCCACTTCATCGTGATGGGTGCCATCGCGGTCGCCGGCTTCGCCGGCATCTACTACTGGTTCCCGATGTACACCGGCCGGATGTACCAGAAGCGCCTCGCCCACTGGCACTTCTGGACCACCATGATCGGTAGCAACGTCACGTTCTTTGCGATGTTGCTGCTGGGCTACGGCGGGATGCCTCGCCGCTACGCCACCTACCTGCCGCAGTTCACCGACCTCCACCTCATCGCGACGGTCGGGGCGTTCATCATGGGCTTCGGCCAGCTCATCTTCGTCTGGAACATCGTGACCTCGTGGCTCGAAGGCCCGCGCGTCGAGAGCCACGACCCCTGGAGCCTCGAGGACGACGGCCTGCTCACCAAGGAGTGGGAGTGGTTCGAGAGCAAGCGCGAAACCGCCATCGCCACCGACGGCGGTGAACCGGACGAAGCGCACGAAGAGTAA
- a CDS encoding DUF7541 family protein, with protein sequence MDEQPGLSDEYRKASPWPLFVAFGLAIFEVGIVWPLFPVAVGGMLLFVGSVVGILRESEYIDDPWKGLITAAVLSVGVGGAIALLTTGSIRLRGIAIVTGGVVCLLGGVFGSFYQPRGV encoded by the coding sequence ATGGACGAACAACCGGGACTGAGCGACGAATATAGAAAAGCGAGTCCGTGGCCGCTGTTCGTCGCGTTCGGTCTCGCCATCTTCGAGGTCGGCATCGTCTGGCCGCTGTTTCCCGTCGCGGTCGGCGGCATGCTGCTGTTCGTCGGGAGCGTCGTCGGCATCCTCCGTGAGTCGGAGTACATCGACGACCCGTGGAAGGGCCTGATTACGGCCGCGGTCCTCTCGGTGGGCGTGGGCGGGGCCATCGCGCTCCTGACCACCGGGAGCATCCGCCTGCGGGGCATCGCCATCGTCACCGGCGGCGTCGTCTGCCTCCTCGGCGGCGTGTTCGGGTCGTTCTACCAGCCCCGAGGGGTCTGA
- a CDS encoding C2H2-type zinc finger protein codes for MNSETPATETSSAENTAFERAEEGTAYETSVPADASVVECPDCGRPLRDRERLVLHRGLDHWERLDDGEREAFRDAYRSENEDLRLFRLKMLGLLVLLYFAFLFVYSYFTDDPLSASLFVVGWIPARDRA; via the coding sequence ATGAACTCCGAAACACCCGCCACCGAGACGTCGAGCGCCGAGAACACCGCCTTCGAGAGGGCCGAGGAGGGGACCGCCTACGAGACGTCGGTCCCGGCAGACGCGTCGGTCGTCGAGTGCCCCGACTGCGGTCGCCCGCTCCGGGACCGCGAACGGTTGGTCCTCCACCGCGGCCTCGACCACTGGGAGCGACTCGACGACGGCGAGCGCGAGGCGTTCCGGGACGCCTACCGGAGCGAGAACGAGGACCTCCGACTGTTCCGGTTGAAGATGCTGGGGTTGCTGGTGTTGCTCTACTTCGCGTTCCTCTTCGTCTACTCGTACTTCACCGACGACCCGCTGAGCGCGAGCCTCTTCGTCGTCGGGTGGATTCCGGCCCGCGACAGGGCGTGA
- a CDS encoding DUF6684 family protein, with amino-acid sequence MATPIFDRETWLDITVNLIPICIITFFLALFTVASPWPIEGLTSVVGYALLVVPFLGLAGLTYLAAQYI; translated from the coding sequence ATGGCAACCCCCATCTTCGACAGGGAAACCTGGCTGGACATCACGGTCAACCTCATCCCCATCTGCATCATCACCTTCTTCCTGGCGCTGTTCACGGTCGCCTCGCCGTGGCCGATCGAGGGGCTGACCTCGGTCGTCGGCTACGCCCTCCTCGTGGTCCCGTTCCTCGGGCTGGCCGGCCTCACCTACCTCGCCGCCCAGTACATCTGA
- a CDS encoding ABC transporter ATP-binding protein, translating into MSLLELSAVDSYYGQSHILRDVTMSVEEGEICSLLGRNGAGKTTTLRSISGARPPEVRDGSVTFKGENITDLAPEDISSRGISLVPEERRVFPNLTVAENLHLAEVTNNKSNTVGRQIPEIKHAGMTTADVYEEFPRLDERRDQQAGTLSGGEQQMLAIARALKQSTDLLLLDEPYEGLAPQIIADVEDAIERISESGTTILLVEQNAVAAMDIADRCYVIDQGSIVFEGAAEELREDGETRERYLGV; encoded by the coding sequence GTGAGCCTGCTGGAACTCTCCGCGGTCGACTCCTACTACGGCCAGAGCCACATCCTCCGGGACGTGACGATGAGCGTCGAGGAGGGCGAGATTTGCTCGCTACTCGGCCGGAACGGCGCGGGAAAGACCACGACGTTGCGGTCCATCTCGGGGGCGCGACCCCCGGAGGTCCGTGACGGCAGCGTCACGTTCAAGGGCGAAAACATCACCGACCTCGCCCCCGAGGACATCTCCTCGCGGGGAATCTCGCTCGTCCCCGAGGAACGGCGGGTCTTCCCGAACCTCACGGTCGCGGAGAACCTCCACCTCGCGGAGGTGACCAACAACAAGTCCAACACCGTCGGCCGTCAGATTCCCGAGATAAAACACGCGGGCATGACGACCGCCGACGTCTACGAGGAGTTCCCGCGCCTCGACGAGCGCCGGGACCAGCAGGCCGGCACGCTGTCGGGCGGCGAACAGCAGATGCTCGCCATCGCGCGGGCGCTCAAGCAGAGCACCGACTTGCTGTTGCTCGACGAACCGTACGAGGGGCTGGCGCCCCAGATCATCGCGGACGTCGAGGACGCCATCGAGCGCATCAGCGAGTCTGGCACCACCATCCTGCTGGTCGAGCAGAACGCGGTCGCCGCGATGGACATCGCCGACCGCTGTTACGTCATCGACCAGGGGAGCATCGTCTTCGAAGGCGCCGCGGAGGAACTACGCGAAGATGGAGAAACCAGGGAACGATACCTCGGCGTCTGA
- a CDS encoding DUF7520 family protein — MSETFRGRSFVVGLYAFFVAFAGAAGVALGVAGPDDLTSVPLLGFIELQPTPLGLAVYGMVTVGLILGVPLALVAFVSQRADAADAHDSRREG; from the coding sequence GTGTCCGAGACGTTCCGCGGTCGTTCGTTCGTCGTGGGTCTCTACGCCTTCTTCGTGGCGTTCGCGGGAGCCGCCGGCGTCGCGCTCGGCGTCGCCGGTCCGGACGACCTCACGTCGGTTCCGCTCCTCGGTTTCATCGAACTCCAGCCCACGCCGCTCGGCCTCGCGGTGTACGGGATGGTGACGGTCGGACTGATTCTGGGCGTCCCCCTGGCGCTGGTCGCCTTCGTCTCCCAACGGGCCGACGCCGCCGACGCACACGACTCGCGCCGAGAGGGCTGA